The DNA region TCGGAGGGGGTTGATCAGCCTGTGGGCCGCCAGCGTATCACCCACTGTGTGGGGGTATGGTACCATGTCGCGCGGGATGGTATTAGCCACCGGATGACGCATCATAGTATGACCGGTATCGTCAGGGTTATCCTGCTGCGGTTTGACAGCCGGCGAACGATACATATCCGGCATGTATTCCCACTCGCGCACATCCCGATCACGCGCGCATGACAGCAGGCTGAACAGTGCCAGTATGATTACACTATATTTCCACAATTTCGGTATCATCTATATCGTTTTCCTTAAAAAACTCCGTAATCTTATCCTGCCCCCCGTTTTCCTCGAGGGGTATCAAAAGCGCAAACTGATCGTCGGTCAGCCTCTCCCGAATAACGTTCGGATCTTTGTAGGGATAGAAGCGACCTATATGCATGAGCGCCAAAAAGGTTGTGATCCCGGCCAGCAGCACCCCGGACTCGAAAACGATCGGAATGAAAGCCGGCCATGAGACTAGTGGTTTTCCACCTACGTTGATCGGCCAGTCAGCCGCCGATGTCCAGGCCTGAAGCAGAAAACCGAGCCCCGCACCGATCACCAGCATCGTCTTGGCCGCTTTCGGGATCCATGACTTCTTGATCCCCAGCGCTTTCTCGAAGCCGTGGACCGCAAACGGCATAATCGCATTGAGCTTCTTGAATCCCAGTTTGCGAGCTTTTTCACCAACTTCCAGGAATCGATCGGGGTGATCAATGAATCCGACCACGACTTTTTTCTTAGCCATTTTTACCTCCCTTTCTGCCCAGGGGATTGGTCAGGATCATCTTGATTTCGGACATCGAGATGACCGGGAAAAACTTGATAAACAGCAAAAAC from Candidatus Zixiibacteriota bacterium includes:
- a CDS encoding DUF3341 domain-containing protein, whose translation is MAKKKVVVGFIDHPDRFLEVGEKARKLGFKKLNAIMPFAVHGFEKALGIKKSWIPKAAKTMLVIGAGLGFLLQAWTSAADWPINVGGKPLVSWPAFIPIVFESGVLLAGITTFLALMHIGRFYPYKDPNVIRERLTDDQFALLIPLEENGGQDKITEFFKENDIDDTEIVEI